In Vibrio sp. 10N, the following proteins share a genomic window:
- a CDS encoding SDR family NAD(P)-dependent oxidoreductase, with translation MSMPFQLTDKVVVLIGGTSGIGESIAKRLLSAGAKLMIAGINANEPALQTLDAHYVYADVTDEFSLSELMAIAFERYGQIDVLVNCAGSTNGYSTIMESKKSEYNANFEVNALGTALTIKHAVPYMPKGSSIINIASVAGTQGVPYLGALASSKWAVLGITQTAALELGTKQIRVNAVCPTSVDTPRAYASGGEPQLRMEKRAVPLGRIAKPEEVAAVVHFLASEDSSFVNGQSIGVDGGFSAGMSIDAYNQLAQ, from the coding sequence ATGTCTATGCCATTTCAGCTCACTGACAAAGTCGTTGTATTAATTGGTGGTACCTCAGGTATCGGCGAATCTATTGCTAAGCGCCTGCTCAGCGCGGGGGCCAAGCTGATGATTGCGGGTATCAATGCCAATGAACCTGCGCTGCAAACCCTAGACGCCCATTATGTGTATGCTGATGTGACTGACGAGTTTTCGTTAAGTGAGCTAATGGCGATTGCATTTGAGCGTTATGGACAGATTGATGTGCTGGTCAACTGTGCTGGCTCGACGAATGGCTATAGCACCATTATGGAGTCAAAAAAATCCGAATATAACGCCAACTTTGAAGTCAACGCACTTGGCACGGCATTAACCATTAAGCACGCGGTGCCTTATATGCCAAAGGGCAGCAGCATTATTAATATTGCCTCTGTTGCGGGTACTCAAGGGGTGCCATACCTTGGCGCGCTTGCCAGTTCAAAGTGGGCGGTGTTAGGCATTACTCAAACGGCAGCTCTAGAGCTTGGCACCAAACAAATTCGCGTTAATGCGGTTTGTCCAACGTCTGTGGATACGCCGCGAGCTTATGCCTCAGGCGGTGAGCCACAGTTGCGTATGGAAAAACGTGCGGTGCCATTGGGGCGCATTGCTAAACCCGAAGAAGTGGCGGCGGTAGTGCATTTTTTGGCGTCAGAAGACAGCAGTTTCGTGAACGGTCAGTCGATTGGTGTCGACGGCGGATTCAGTGCTGGAATGAGTATTGATGCATACAACCAATTAGCGCAATAG
- the rimI gene encoding ribosomal protein S18-alanine N-acetyltransferase: MTESHLDDVVVIEQQAHSHPWKTSMLRDLNGRGAHNVVMLVNDQVVGYFYAQNIVGEVSLLNVAVSPRHQGQGYGRQLIQHLMDYCDSCQAESAWLEVRESNTAAVSLYASEGFNEVDRRRDYYPTEQGREDAVIMCYHFLFSA; encoded by the coding sequence ATGACCGAATCACACCTCGATGATGTGGTGGTCATCGAACAGCAAGCACATAGCCATCCATGGAAAACCTCGATGTTACGTGACCTTAATGGTCGTGGTGCTCACAATGTGGTGATGTTGGTTAATGACCAAGTCGTCGGCTACTTCTATGCTCAGAATATCGTGGGGGAAGTGTCACTGCTTAACGTCGCTGTGTCGCCACGTCACCAAGGGCAGGGGTATGGTCGTCAATTGATTCAGCATTTAATGGACTACTGTGACTCTTGCCAAGCAGAAAGCGCCTGGCTGGAAGTGCGTGAAAGTAATACCGCTGCTGTTTCACTTTACGCTTCGGAGGGGTTTAATGAGGTGGACAGGCGCCGTGACTATTACCCGACAGAGCAAGGGCGCGAAGATGCGGTGATTATGTGCTATCACTTTCTGTTTTCTGCGTAG
- a CDS encoding DNA polymerase III subunit psi, whose protein sequence is MHNRTTLQLMGIQTWELMHPERVPHSAQARFSVPESCQLLFVSPVKPQGDKVVFFEKILKAMKLDLSQAMHITPDMLTQLDATPMPRWVWFAGVESAPERLSQWAEQHSLSDTPLTLNSPLLAEIEGQDGHKRQLWNQIRAKQ, encoded by the coding sequence ATGCATAACCGCACTACGTTACAGTTGATGGGTATTCAAACCTGGGAGTTGATGCACCCAGAACGTGTGCCGCACAGCGCCCAAGCCCGATTTTCAGTCCCTGAATCTTGTCAGTTATTGTTTGTCTCGCCAGTCAAACCACAAGGCGACAAGGTTGTCTTTTTTGAGAAAATACTCAAAGCCATGAAGCTCGACCTTTCGCAGGCAATGCACATTACGCCGGATATGCTTACCCAACTGGACGCCACGCCGATGCCGCGTTGGGTGTGGTTTGCAGGTGTAGAATCAGCGCCCGAACGTTTGAGTCAGTGGGCCGAGCAACATTCGCTTTCCGATACGCCACTCACCTTGAATTCGCCACTGTTAGCAGAGATTGAAGGTCAAGATGGGCATAAGCGACAACTTTGGAACCAGATCCGTGCCAAGCAATAA
- a CDS encoding transmembrane adenylate cyclase has protein sequence MSEQAPLDIRIDENQTRVKDQLNRILSSKAFDQSPKMKQLLSFVVEQTLAGNGDRLKQFTIATEVFDRDADFDHQADPIVRIQAGRVRRTLETYYLTEGVNDPLVLSIPKGRYSPIFTPQIPQAARQSTTLAQMVGDTNRSLNPTLTVLPFLSLSDDAEKRFFAEGFGEELATELARFDMLKVVSMHALGDTNIDPRTSADVKGLGEKLNVSFITSGTMQALGNKVRIYAKLYRTDSGEQVWAEKYTCDLATDDLFSVQDDIIAEIVAELASSFGIIHREIYASCNQKKIEHLSTYEATLRYRHYLMTLTEDTHLQAMQALLSAVQNEPDIALLHAMLAVLYFDAEMLGMGQVDNAVETGLNHARRAVELEPSNQEAQMAMLMAYQLKDDVSGIVETVDKVLDINPNAAYQIGLCGWALCMAGEFERGLELLGSSKALNPFRPPWFSLASVVHKIMQDDFDGAEKSISKLSLRRLFWVPMLKAVIQVYKGEFKQAQASYKEMLQIRPDFEGNEERYLGAFISSQTIKNKLLEGLARL, from the coding sequence GTGTCAGAACAAGCTCCATTAGATATTCGAATCGATGAAAATCAAACCCGTGTGAAAGATCAACTTAATCGTATTCTTTCCAGTAAAGCGTTCGACCAAAGCCCGAAGATGAAACAGTTACTCTCTTTCGTCGTTGAGCAAACCTTGGCGGGTAATGGAGACCGACTCAAGCAATTTACCATTGCTACCGAAGTCTTTGACCGTGACGCCGATTTTGATCACCAAGCTGACCCTATTGTACGTATTCAAGCTGGCCGCGTTCGACGTACACTAGAAACGTATTATCTAACAGAAGGCGTGAACGACCCACTGGTACTGTCGATCCCTAAAGGACGCTATAGCCCAATCTTTACGCCGCAGATCCCACAAGCAGCACGTCAATCGACGACATTAGCGCAAATGGTGGGGGACACCAACCGATCTCTCAACCCAACGCTCACCGTTCTCCCATTTTTGTCACTCTCCGATGACGCGGAAAAACGTTTCTTTGCAGAAGGTTTCGGTGAAGAGCTCGCCACTGAACTGGCTCGTTTTGACATGCTAAAAGTGGTGTCGATGCACGCGTTAGGCGATACCAATATCGATCCTCGCACCTCTGCCGACGTCAAAGGTCTCGGTGAGAAGCTCAACGTATCCTTCATTACGTCAGGCACCATGCAAGCGCTTGGCAATAAGGTACGCATTTACGCCAAGCTATATCGCACCGACAGCGGAGAGCAGGTTTGGGCGGAGAAATACACCTGTGATCTTGCCACTGACGATCTTTTTTCAGTACAAGATGACATCATTGCAGAGATCGTTGCAGAACTCGCCTCAAGTTTTGGCATTATCCACCGCGAGATCTACGCCAGCTGCAATCAGAAAAAGATTGAACACCTGTCAACGTACGAGGCAACGTTACGTTATCGTCACTATCTGATGACTCTGACTGAAGATACCCACCTGCAAGCTATGCAAGCACTACTCAGTGCAGTGCAAAATGAGCCAGACATTGCTCTGCTTCACGCCATGCTTGCTGTGCTCTATTTCGATGCAGAAATGCTGGGAATGGGACAGGTCGACAATGCGGTCGAAACCGGCCTGAATCACGCTCGTCGTGCCGTGGAACTTGAACCAAGTAATCAAGAAGCACAAATGGCGATGCTCATGGCTTATCAGCTAAAAGACGATGTGAGTGGTATTGTCGAAACCGTTGATAAAGTGCTTGATATCAACCCAAATGCCGCCTACCAAATCGGCTTGTGCGGTTGGGCATTGTGTATGGCCGGTGAGTTCGAGCGAGGCCTTGAGCTGTTAGGAAGCTCTAAAGCACTCAACCCATTCCGCCCGCCATGGTTCTCACTGGCGTCTGTGGTTCATAAAATCATGCAAGACGACTTTGACGGCGCAGAGAAGTCCATCAGTAAGCTGTCGCTACGCCGCCTATTTTGGGTACCAATGCTCAAGGCTGTGATCCAAGTTTATAAAGGTGAGTTCAAACAAGCGCAAGCCAGTTATAAAGAGATGTTGCAAATCCGTCCCGACTTTGAAGGTAATGAAGAGCGCTATCTCGGCGCATTTATCTCCAGTCAAACAATTAAAAATAAGTTACTGGAAGGATTAGCTCGCCTGTAA